The following proteins are encoded in a genomic region of Actinomadura sp. NAK00032:
- a CDS encoding DUF397 domain-containing protein: MDLSQARWFKATASASSNGGCVEVADLGTATGLRDSRTPEAGAHVVPRSVFASFLDDVRAGRYDR, encoded by the coding sequence ATGGACCTCTCTCAGGCACGGTGGTTCAAGGCCACCGCGAGCGCGAGCAGCAACGGCGGCTGCGTCGAGGTCGCCGACCTCGGCACCGCGACCGGGCTGCGCGACAGCAGGACGCCCGAAGCGGGGGCGCACGTCGTCCCCCGCTCGGTCTTCGCCTCGTTCCTCGACGACGTGCGCGCCGGCCGCTACGACCGCTAG
- a CDS encoding helix-turn-helix transcriptional regulator yields the protein MSEAYGATIAKRGLARRLRDLRVAAGYTANQVCDRLNWGRGKVGRFEANNWVRPELSDIRDLARIYEGSDLDELEDLATRARKRAWWRDYPDVFDNEFPGYEGDASSIRVVMPLVLPGLLQTLPYMQALLTSGTRTPEWREQALRARLRRQQILDRDDGTAPELTAVITEASLMYEWGDPGDRRAQLRHLLAMSARPNVEMRLLRFADGLHPGMSTLVNIFRYPDGEPAMVFLENDADIQEIDDPTKVEAYDEIFEQIRGAALSATDTAKHLEKLIATLE from the coding sequence ATGAGCGAGGCGTACGGCGCCACCATTGCCAAGCGGGGGCTGGCGCGCCGCCTTCGGGACCTGCGCGTCGCGGCCGGATACACGGCCAACCAGGTCTGCGACCGGCTGAACTGGGGAAGAGGCAAGGTCGGCCGGTTCGAGGCCAACAACTGGGTTCGGCCCGAGCTCAGTGACATCCGCGACCTGGCGCGCATCTACGAGGGCAGCGACCTCGACGAGCTCGAGGATCTCGCGACGCGCGCCCGGAAGCGGGCCTGGTGGCGTGACTACCCGGACGTCTTCGACAACGAGTTCCCCGGCTACGAGGGGGACGCGTCGAGCATCCGGGTGGTCATGCCGCTGGTGCTGCCCGGCCTGCTGCAGACCCTGCCGTACATGCAGGCGCTGCTGACGTCCGGGACGCGGACGCCGGAGTGGCGGGAGCAGGCGCTGCGGGCCCGGCTGCGCCGGCAGCAGATCCTCGACCGCGACGACGGCACCGCGCCGGAGCTGACCGCGGTCATCACCGAGGCGTCCCTGATGTACGAGTGGGGCGACCCGGGCGACCGCCGCGCCCAGCTCCGCCACCTGCTCGCCATGTCGGCCAGGCCGAACGTCGAGATGCGGCTGCTGCGCTTCGCCGACGGCCTGCATCCGGGCATGTCGACGCTGGTCAACATCTTCCGGTACCCGGACGGGGAGCCGGCGATGGTCTTCCTGGAGAACGACGCCGATATCCAGGAGATCGACGATCCGACCAAAGTGGAGGCGTATGACGAGATCTTCGAGCAGATCCGCGGGGCGGCGCTGAGCGCCACCGACACCGCGAAGCACCTGGAGAAACTCATCGCGACGCTGGAGTGA
- a CDS encoding DUF397 domain-containing protein, with protein sequence MRKPSAAELGVDPDALDWQRSASDEGGIEVAFVGEWTLLRTSGDLISVFDQHEWACFLDGVRKGEFDRAAS encoded by the coding sequence ATGAGGAAGCCGTCGGCGGCGGAGCTGGGCGTCGATCCGGACGCCCTCGACTGGCAGCGCTCGGCGAGCGACGAGGGCGGAATCGAAGTCGCTTTTGTCGGGGAATGGACCCTTTTGCGCACTTCCGGCGACCTGATCTCGGTCTTCGACCAGCACGAATGGGCCTGCTTCCTGGACGGCGTGCGGAAGGGCGAGTTCGACCGCGCCGCGTCGTGA
- a CDS encoding SAM-dependent methyltransferase: protein MSDIEQAPPGVDSTIPSPARMYDYILGGSANFAVDREAVKKVRAHMPDLDDAAWANRGFLQRSVRWLAQQGIRQFIDVGAGLPTGNNTHDAVQKVAPDARILYADNDPLVSIHAKALLEGVPGTAFITADFRDPEGLLGHEETTAMIDLTEPVALLLVTVTHFVPDEDDPWGVVQRYVSRLAPGSYVALCAINSDHQVSEELDQVTAVYAKSSSGGAYPRPRAEIERYFTGLEIVPPYEGAPAELCHVGLWGAEDPDEADSDGSRLGYCAVARKPA, encoded by the coding sequence ATGAGCGACATCGAACAGGCTCCACCCGGGGTGGACAGCACGATCCCCAGCCCGGCCCGAATGTACGACTACATCCTCGGCGGCTCGGCGAACTTCGCGGTCGACCGCGAGGCCGTGAAGAAGGTCCGCGCGCACATGCCCGACCTGGACGACGCCGCGTGGGCCAACCGCGGGTTCCTGCAGCGCTCGGTGCGGTGGCTGGCCCAGCAGGGCATCCGGCAGTTCATCGACGTGGGCGCCGGCCTGCCGACGGGCAACAACACCCACGACGCGGTGCAGAAGGTCGCCCCCGACGCGCGGATCCTGTACGCCGACAACGACCCGCTGGTCTCGATCCACGCGAAGGCCCTGCTGGAGGGCGTGCCAGGGACGGCGTTCATCACGGCGGACTTCCGCGACCCGGAGGGCCTGCTCGGGCACGAGGAGACCACCGCGATGATCGACCTCACCGAGCCGGTGGCGCTGCTGCTGGTGACGGTGACCCACTTCGTGCCCGACGAGGACGACCCGTGGGGCGTCGTCCAGCGGTACGTGAGCCGGCTCGCGCCGGGCAGCTACGTGGCGCTGTGCGCGATCAACAGCGACCACCAGGTGAGCGAGGAGCTCGACCAGGTGACCGCCGTGTACGCCAAGTCGTCGTCCGGCGGCGCCTACCCGCGGCCCCGCGCGGAGATCGAGCGGTACTTCACCGGCCTGGAGATCGTCCCGCCGTACGAGGGGGCGCCCGCGGAGCTGTGCCATGTCGGCCTGTGGGGCGCCGAGGACCCTGACGAGGCCGATAGTGATGGGTCGCGGCTGGGCTACTGCGCTGTGGCGAGGAAGCCGGCATGA
- a CDS encoding MBL fold metallo-hydrolase: protein MKTAPDLALRQLTVQFVGNATTLLRCGPFTLLTDPNFLHRGQRAYLGFGLTSKRLTEPALRIEELPRIDGVVLSHLHGDHWDRVARAKLDRGLPIVTTPHAARRLQGWHRFRHAVGLRTWETHTMVKDGALLRITSMPGRHAPGAARMLLPPVMGSLLEFGPATGDVQFRLYITGDTLMFDGIHQIARRTRDIDLAVLHLGGTKLPGGLIVTMDATQGADLFETVRPARAVPVHYNDYSVFSSPLDDFRRELERRGFGDQATYVEPGQTHTFTHQTG, encoded by the coding sequence ATGAAGACCGCACCTGACCTGGCATTGCGGCAGCTCACCGTGCAATTCGTCGGCAACGCGACGACCCTGCTGCGCTGCGGGCCGTTCACGCTGCTGACCGACCCGAACTTCCTGCACCGCGGCCAGCGGGCGTATCTGGGGTTCGGGCTCACGTCCAAACGGCTGACCGAGCCCGCCCTGCGGATCGAGGAACTGCCGCGCATCGACGGCGTCGTCCTGTCCCATCTGCACGGTGACCACTGGGACCGGGTCGCCCGCGCGAAGCTCGACCGGGGCCTGCCCATCGTCACGACGCCGCACGCGGCCCGGCGGCTCCAGGGCTGGCACCGCTTCCGGCACGCGGTCGGGCTGCGCACCTGGGAGACGCACACCATGGTGAAGGACGGCGCGCTGCTCCGGATCACCTCGATGCCCGGTCGGCACGCGCCCGGCGCGGCCCGCATGCTGCTGCCCCCGGTGATGGGCAGCCTCCTGGAGTTCGGTCCGGCCACCGGCGACGTGCAGTTCCGCCTCTACATCACCGGTGACACGCTGATGTTCGACGGGATCCATCAGATCGCCCGCCGTACGCGGGACATCGACCTCGCCGTCCTGCACTTGGGCGGCACCAAGCTGCCCGGCGGGCTCATCGTCACGATGGACGCCACCCAGGGTGCCGACTTGTTCGAGACAGTTCGTCCTGCGCGGGCGGTGCCCGTCCACTACAACGACTACAGCGTCTTCAGCTCGCCCCTGGACGACTTCCGCCGCGAGCTGGAACGCCGGGGCTTCGGCGACCAGGCGACCTACGTCGAGCCGGGCCAGACCCACACCTTCACCCACCAGACCGGCTGA
- a CDS encoding MFS transporter: MTADGRLGTITTSVPARLDRLPWSRFHWMIVVGLGTVWILDGLEVTIVGSVAARLTEPGSGIELSPSDIGLAAAIYVAGACLGALFFGQLTDRFGRKKLFILTLVVYIAATVATAFAFAPWYFFACRFVTGMGIGGEYAAINSAIDELIPARARGRVDLAINGSYWVGSGLGALAALLLLDTSFFAQDFGWRLAFGIGGVLGLAIMLVRRHVPESPRWLFIHGRQEDAERIVDRIEGEVRAETGRDLADPGESITVRQRRAIPFREIARVAVKVYPKRATLGFALFVGQAFLYNAVTFDLGTILSKYFDVASGAVPYFIALFAFGNFLGPLLLGRMFDTVGRKPMISGTYFISAALTCLLGAFLVAGTLSSWTFIALVSVTFFFASAGASSAYLTVSEIFPMETRALAIAFFYAIGTAAGGITGPLIFGNLIDSGAVEKVAIGFFVGAVIMALGGIAELFFGVRAEQASLENIARPLTAEEAAEEPSSGEAAAAGAAGTATGGAGTATGAAGRANRPALEARRHAEEGRARAAEHRAAVHELRPHADEGDARALERLRVEEALAQIAEWDAERLTEEATAHDERAAAERARDDTERAAALGRAEAADERARGLRERVEALAAEDEENSALHAVLAAAADERARAGEQRAMAAETRGRAAGLDGTEAEIALEQAETYAEWERMHTELALAHTARADGDEEGAGAHERRAAVHRMRAESAADRMEAAQHRSAAESLAAEAGTAEQAERERAEAADRERAARERDERIRARLLRRERERRTGLRRFLPGPGQTFYSPGMMTGRSAEWAAGADVALDREVTAIAQALAEHGPTGRTRLAEMVGARYWGPGRFRAALREAVHEGRARPLASNRYGPPENSDTNAEA; this comes from the coding sequence ATGACCGCCGATGGACGGTTGGGCACGATCACCACGAGCGTTCCGGCGCGGCTGGACCGGCTGCCGTGGTCGCGGTTCCACTGGATGATCGTCGTCGGCCTGGGCACGGTCTGGATCCTCGACGGCCTCGAGGTCACCATCGTCGGCTCCGTCGCCGCGCGGCTCACCGAGCCGGGCAGCGGCATCGAGCTGTCGCCGTCCGACATCGGGCTCGCGGCGGCGATCTACGTCGCGGGGGCGTGCCTCGGGGCGCTGTTCTTCGGCCAGCTCACCGACCGGTTCGGCCGCAAGAAGCTGTTCATCCTCACGCTGGTCGTCTACATCGCCGCGACCGTCGCGACCGCGTTCGCCTTCGCGCCCTGGTACTTCTTCGCCTGCCGGTTCGTCACCGGGATGGGCATCGGCGGCGAGTACGCGGCGATCAACTCGGCGATCGACGAGCTGATCCCGGCCCGCGCCCGCGGCCGCGTCGACCTCGCGATCAACGGCAGCTACTGGGTGGGGTCCGGGCTCGGCGCGCTGGCCGCGCTGCTGCTGCTGGACACCTCGTTCTTCGCGCAGGACTTCGGCTGGCGGCTGGCGTTCGGGATCGGCGGCGTGCTCGGCCTGGCGATCATGCTCGTCCGGCGGCACGTGCCGGAGAGCCCGCGCTGGCTGTTCATCCACGGCCGCCAGGAGGACGCCGAGCGGATCGTCGACCGCATCGAGGGGGAGGTCCGCGCCGAGACCGGCCGGGACCTCGCCGACCCGGGCGAGAGCATCACGGTGCGGCAGCGCCGGGCCATCCCGTTCCGGGAGATCGCGCGGGTCGCGGTCAAGGTCTACCCGAAGCGGGCGACGCTCGGGTTCGCGCTGTTCGTCGGGCAGGCGTTCCTCTACAACGCGGTGACGTTCGACCTCGGCACGATCCTGAGCAAGTACTTCGACGTCGCCTCCGGGGCGGTGCCGTACTTCATCGCGCTGTTCGCGTTCGGCAACTTCCTTGGCCCGCTGCTGCTCGGGCGGATGTTCGACACCGTCGGCCGCAAGCCGATGATCTCCGGGACGTACTTCATCTCGGCCGCGCTGACCTGCCTGCTCGGGGCCTTCCTGGTGGCGGGGACGCTGTCGAGCTGGACGTTCATCGCGCTGGTCTCGGTGACGTTCTTCTTCGCCTCGGCCGGCGCCAGCTCCGCCTACCTGACGGTCAGCGAGATCTTCCCGATGGAGACCCGCGCCCTCGCCATCGCGTTCTTCTACGCGATCGGCACCGCCGCCGGCGGCATCACCGGCCCGCTCATCTTCGGCAACCTGATCGACAGCGGCGCCGTGGAGAAGGTCGCGATCGGGTTCTTCGTCGGTGCGGTGATCATGGCGCTGGGCGGCATCGCCGAGCTGTTCTTCGGGGTCCGCGCCGAGCAGGCCTCGCTGGAGAACATCGCCCGGCCGCTCACCGCGGAGGAGGCGGCGGAGGAACCGTCGTCCGGCGAGGCCGCGGCGGCGGGCGCGGCGGGCACGGCGACGGGCGGGGCAGGCACGGCGACGGGCGCGGCAGGCCGGGCGAACCGGCCGGCGCTGGAGGCCCGGCGGCACGCCGAGGAGGGGCGGGCGCGGGCCGCCGAGCACCGTGCCGCCGTCCACGAGCTGCGCCCGCACGCGGACGAGGGCGACGCCCGCGCCCTCGAACGGCTCCGCGTCGAGGAGGCCCTCGCGCAGATCGCCGAGTGGGACGCCGAGCGCCTCACCGAGGAGGCCACCGCCCACGACGAGCGGGCCGCCGCCGAGCGCGCCCGCGACGACACCGAGCGCGCGGCCGCCCTGGGCCGGGCCGAGGCGGCGGACGAGCGGGCCCGCGGGCTCCGCGAGCGGGTCGAGGCCCTCGCCGCGGAGGACGAGGAGAACTCCGCGCTGCACGCGGTCCTGGCCGCCGCGGCGGACGAGCGGGCGCGGGCGGGCGAGCAGCGGGCGATGGCCGCCGAGACCCGCGGGCGCGCCGCCGGGCTCGACGGGACCGAGGCCGAGATCGCCCTGGAGCAGGCCGAGACCTACGCCGAATGGGAGCGCATGCACACCGAGCTGGCGCTCGCCCATACGGCCCGCGCCGACGGCGACGAGGAGGGGGCCGGCGCGCACGAGCGGCGGGCCGCCGTCCACCGGATGCGCGCCGAGTCCGCCGCCGACCGGATGGAGGCCGCGCAGCACCGCTCCGCCGCCGAGTCGCTGGCCGCCGAGGCGGGCACGGCCGAGCAGGCCGAGCGCGAGCGCGCCGAGGCGGCGGACCGGGAGCGGGCGGCGCGCGAGCGCGACGAGCGCATCCGCGCCCGCCTCCTGCGCCGCGAGCGGGAGCGCCGCACGGGGCTGCGCCGGTTCCTGCCGGGCCCGGGGCAGACCTTCTACTCGCCGGGCATGATGACCGGCCGGTCGGCCGAGTGGGCGGCCGGCGCCGACGTCGCCCTGGACCGCGAGGTCACCGCCATCGCGCAGGCGCTCGCCGAGCACGGCCCGACCGGCCGCACCCGGCTCGCCGAGATGGTCGGCGCCCGCTACTGGGGCCCTGGACGGTTCCGCGCCGCGCTGCGCGAAGCCGTCCACGAGGGACGGGCGCGCCCCCTCGCAAGCAACCGGTACGGGCCGCCCGAGAACTCCGACACGAACGCGGAGGCATGA
- a CDS encoding SAM-dependent methyltransferase encodes MTGTSPANGPSGDRPAIDSSVPHTARVWNYWLGGKDNYIVDRDLGDQIQAVIPDIVASARADRGFLGRAVAHLAGEAGIRQFLDLGTGLPTAGNTHEVAQGIAPESRIVYVDNDPLVLTHAHALLTSTPEGATDYIEADARDPETILKRASAVLDFSQPVAIMMLGILNFIPGEDEAQRVVDRLLAAVPSGSHLAIAHPTGEVEGEAAQQAVDMSNQAGVATMRLRSRAELERFFTGLELLEPGVVSCSQWRPAVSGLDGPPKPVYQFCGLGRKR; translated from the coding sequence ATGACCGGCACCTCCCCCGCGAACGGGCCGTCCGGCGACCGGCCGGCCATCGACTCCTCCGTCCCGCACACGGCGCGGGTCTGGAACTACTGGCTCGGCGGCAAGGACAACTACATCGTCGACCGGGATCTCGGCGACCAGATCCAGGCGGTGATCCCCGACATCGTCGCCTCGGCCCGCGCCGACCGCGGGTTCCTCGGCCGCGCCGTCGCCCACCTGGCCGGGGAGGCCGGCATCCGGCAGTTCCTCGATCTCGGGACGGGCCTGCCCACCGCGGGCAACACCCACGAGGTCGCGCAGGGCATCGCGCCGGAGTCCCGCATCGTGTACGTCGACAACGACCCGCTGGTGCTGACGCACGCGCACGCGCTGCTGACGTCCACCCCCGAGGGCGCCACCGACTACATCGAGGCGGACGCCCGCGACCCCGAGACCATCCTGAAGCGGGCGTCGGCGGTACTCGACTTCTCCCAGCCGGTCGCCATCATGATGCTGGGCATCCTGAACTTCATCCCCGGCGAGGACGAGGCGCAGCGGGTCGTGGACCGGCTGCTCGCCGCCGTCCCGTCCGGCAGCCACCTGGCGATCGCCCACCCGACCGGCGAGGTCGAGGGCGAGGCCGCGCAGCAGGCGGTCGACATGAGCAACCAGGCCGGGGTCGCGACGATGCGGCTGCGCAGCCGCGCGGAGCTGGAGCGCTTCTTCACCGGCCTGGAACTCCTGGAGCCGGGCGTCGTGTCCTGCTCGCAGTGGCGCCCGGCCGTCAGCGGCCTCGACGGGCCGCCGAAGCCGGTCTACCAGTTCTGCGGCCTCGGCCGGAAGCGCTAG
- a CDS encoding STAS domain-containing protein: MTTADGRRPAGARPPVPDPPVPVPPVPVPPVPVPPVETSLTRADGTPLLAVGTRSDGTAVELRLEGELDVAGSEPLRRHIAAVIAAHDPQRLLLDLSGLSFADSSGLAVFVWAHKEMTGRGREFCLRRPQPKVLRVLHITGLHTRLDVTGTGGAEPGAPDEDGPFGTYRRTVR, from the coding sequence GTGACCACCGCAGATGGGCGCCGCCCCGCCGGCGCCCGCCCGCCCGTGCCCGACCCGCCCGTGCCCGTCCCGCCCGTGCCCGTCCCGCCCGTGCCCGTCCCGCCGGTCGAGACCAGCCTCACCCGCGCCGACGGGACGCCGCTGCTGGCGGTCGGCACCCGCTCCGACGGCACGGCCGTGGAGCTGCGCCTGGAGGGCGAGCTCGACGTGGCCGGTTCCGAACCGCTGCGCCGGCACATCGCGGCGGTGATCGCCGCGCACGACCCGCAGCGGCTGCTGCTGGACCTGTCCGGGCTGAGTTTCGCCGACTCCAGCGGCCTGGCCGTGTTCGTGTGGGCGCACAAGGAGATGACCGGCCGCGGGCGCGAGTTCTGCCTGCGCCGACCGCAGCCGAAGGTGCTGCGCGTTCTGCACATCACCGGTCTCCACACCCGCCTGGACGTCACCGGCACCGGCGGAGCCGAGCCCGGCGCCCCCGACGAGGACGGCCCGTTCGGGACGTACCGCCGCACCGTCCGATGA
- a CDS encoding GAF and ANTAR domain-containing protein — MMHIDTDALNSSLEVLRKAPVDSDVGRALQRVVSSVDRLFGYDGAGIMLIDDSEALVYVAASDEVGRSLEEAQASAGQGPCYETYVEGRPVSTKDVRSDPRWPQLVDVLDERVRAVAGVPLLLGGSPVGTLNVYRSQPYGWDDSDFSALRAYAGLIGELMAAALTSREHSTTATQLQYALDYRVVIERAIGFLMATHRLDAVSAFDRLRKQARDSRRRVADLAAEILREGTS; from the coding sequence ATGATGCATATCGACACCGACGCGTTGAACTCCAGTTTGGAGGTGCTGCGCAAGGCGCCCGTCGACTCGGACGTCGGACGCGCCCTCCAGCGGGTGGTCAGCTCGGTGGACCGGCTCTTCGGCTACGACGGCGCCGGGATCATGCTCATCGACGATTCCGAGGCCCTGGTGTACGTGGCCGCGTCCGACGAGGTGGGCCGGTCCCTGGAGGAGGCGCAGGCCAGCGCCGGCCAGGGGCCCTGCTACGAGACCTACGTCGAGGGCAGGCCCGTCTCCACCAAGGACGTCCGCTCCGACCCGCGCTGGCCGCAATTGGTGGACGTCCTCGACGAGCGGGTGCGGGCCGTCGCGGGGGTGCCGCTGCTGCTGGGCGGCAGCCCGGTCGGCACGCTCAACGTCTACCGCTCCCAGCCCTACGGCTGGGACGACTCCGACTTCTCCGCGCTGCGCGCCTACGCCGGGCTGATCGGGGAGCTCATGGCGGCGGCGCTGACGTCCCGCGAGCACAGCACCACCGCCACCCAGTTGCAGTACGCCCTGGACTACCGGGTCGTCATCGAACGCGCCATCGGCTTCCTGATGGCCACCCACCGGCTGGACGCCGTCTCGGCGTTCGACCGGCTGCGCAAGCAGGCCCGCGACAGCCGCCGCCGCGTCGCCGACCTGGCCGCCGAGATCCTGCGCGAAGGCACGTCCTAG
- a CDS encoding GAF domain-containing protein, translated as MANERGVGDGAHQAAGRLAGALRSMAVISGVDGAALMMAPEPSEPSGLRAVGGSTPEGLNLQYAQQFVQAGPAHDAVFTGHPVAVDDLDGHPDRPGYARLALTAAPVRAVLAVPVQVGGDVVGALNFYQCSPCTWTSRQIAVGEHLADTAAELLVRLAARPAAGDGAHGRP; from the coding sequence ATGGCGAACGAACGCGGCGTCGGCGACGGCGCCCACCAGGCCGCCGGCCGGCTGGCCGGCGCACTGCGCTCGATGGCGGTGATCTCCGGCGTGGACGGCGCCGCCCTGATGATGGCCCCCGAACCGAGCGAACCGAGCGGGTTGCGCGCGGTCGGCGGATCGACTCCCGAAGGGCTGAACCTGCAGTACGCCCAGCAGTTCGTGCAGGCGGGCCCCGCCCACGACGCCGTCTTCACCGGCCACCCGGTCGCCGTGGACGACCTGGACGGCCACCCCGACCGGCCCGGATACGCGCGGCTGGCGCTCACCGCGGCGCCGGTCAGGGCCGTCCTCGCGGTCCCGGTCCAGGTCGGGGGCGACGTTGTCGGGGCGCTGAACTTCTACCAGTGCTCGCCGTGCACCTGGACGAGCAGGCAGATCGCGGTCGGGGAGCACCTCGCCGACACCGCCGCCGAACTGCTGGTCCGCCTCGCCGCGCGTCCGGCCGCCGGCGACGGCGCGCACGGCCGGCCGTAG
- a CDS encoding DUF1990 family protein, with amino-acid sequence MRVQWRRRVRAARWPAGMGLAAWRWLRTSRRIRRRRLRTEAVAEVRRIPRRPGGGVQDARQGVGPVFQRRYTVRIAGSPLGPAELITRLGADLNAASPVEVAVFDKTSGGARPLEVEDEYVVHMPGPWNCPVRVVERTPESFRFATLRGHLEAGEIEFRAARAPDGDDLVFTIESWARSGERLAAVLYEKVGIAKEMQLHMWAHFCTRVAELAGGRMVGEVEVQTERASGSAAGESLVARAVTGAVTGAFKHPFALAARVRSRPLHPEGLLFDATLLLHGTSQYWGVPFLDDRTELPAEVRLSRAMGLPSVLPDILGLALRWRQPSGDDAELLLATTGLTVLGRRLLHLKGAWSPAFYGSLLPYRAGDRRLILGAAVHHSPSVPADLRSLDRAVRDRPFSLTLLVASEFGGWERFGELRLLGLAPTDPRRFNPARNPVEGLEPAGLLQQVRGPTYAAVQRASRKAPR; translated from the coding sequence GTGCGAGTGCAGTGGCGGCGGCGCGTGCGCGCGGCGCGCTGGCCGGCGGGCATGGGGCTCGCGGCGTGGCGCTGGCTGCGGACGTCCCGCCGGATCCGGCGCCGCCGGCTCCGCACCGAGGCGGTCGCCGAGGTCAGGCGGATCCCGCGCCGTCCCGGCGGCGGGGTGCAGGACGCGCGGCAGGGCGTCGGCCCGGTCTTCCAGCGGCGCTACACGGTCCGCATCGCCGGCAGCCCGCTCGGCCCGGCGGAGCTGATCACCCGGCTGGGCGCCGACCTCAACGCGGCCTCGCCGGTGGAGGTCGCCGTCTTCGACAAGACGTCCGGCGGCGCCCGGCCCCTGGAGGTGGAGGACGAGTACGTCGTCCACATGCCGGGGCCGTGGAACTGCCCGGTGCGGGTGGTGGAGCGCACCCCGGAGTCGTTCCGGTTCGCGACGCTGCGCGGCCATCTGGAGGCCGGGGAGATCGAGTTCCGCGCCGCGCGGGCACCGGACGGCGACGACCTCGTGTTCACGATCGAGTCGTGGGCGCGCAGCGGGGAACGGCTGGCGGCGGTTCTCTACGAGAAGGTCGGCATCGCCAAGGAGATGCAGCTCCACATGTGGGCGCACTTCTGCACCCGGGTCGCCGAGCTGGCCGGCGGCCGGATGGTCGGCGAGGTGGAGGTCCAGACGGAACGGGCGAGCGGGTCGGCCGCCGGGGAGAGCCTCGTCGCCCGAGCGGTCACCGGGGCGGTCACCGGGGCGTTCAAGCACCCCTTCGCTCTCGCGGCCCGCGTGCGGAGCCGTCCGCTGCATCCCGAAGGGCTGCTGTTCGACGCCACACTGCTGCTGCACGGGACGTCCCAGTACTGGGGAGTCCCCTTCCTGGACGACCGCACGGAGCTGCCGGCCGAGGTGCGGCTCTCCCGCGCCATGGGCCTCCCGTCCGTCCTGCCGGACATCCTCGGCCTGGCGCTGCGCTGGCGGCAGCCGTCGGGCGACGACGCGGAGCTGCTGCTGGCCACGACCGGGCTCACCGTGCTCGGCCGCCGCCTCCTCCACCTGAAAGGCGCGTGGAGCCCGGCCTTCTACGGCTCCCTGCTCCCGTACCGGGCCGGTGACCGCCGGCTGATCCTCGGCGCGGCCGTCCACCATTCGCCGTCCGTCCCGGCCGATCTGCGCTCCCTTGACCGCGCCGTACGGGACCGGCCGTTCTCGCTGACGCTGCTGGTGGCGAGCGAGTTCGGCGGCTGGGAGCGGTTCGGGGAACTCCGGCTGCTCGGGCTCGCCCCCACCGACCCCAGGCGCTTCAATCCCGCGCGCAATCCCGTGGAGGGCCTGGAGCCCGCAGGGCTGCTCCAGCAGGTTCGCGGCCCGACGTACGCCGCCGTCCAGCGGGCCTCCCGCAAGGCGCCGCGATGA
- a CDS encoding DUF1990 family protein — MNFDPCQHDVHEPESGWEVDDYRQPLPPEPPGPPLPGGSWQIARLLVQNYEYADPSIIRRVSGAGPPEPGRNMLLEGHFYGLRFYLGVRVGDVIDETVELNGRQVRVYGWNYRTLQGHLERGQMDQEVRKWLDTGDVEFHIHAFSQPAVEPHPIERLGFRVFGRPTQLKFYDRACLRMKTLTAAALTADRHPRPAA, encoded by the coding sequence TTGAACTTCGACCCGTGCCAGCACGACGTGCACGAGCCCGAGAGCGGCTGGGAGGTCGACGACTACCGGCAGCCGCTCCCTCCGGAGCCGCCCGGCCCGCCGCTGCCCGGCGGTAGCTGGCAGATCGCCCGCCTGCTCGTCCAGAACTACGAGTACGCCGACCCGTCCATCATCCGGAGGGTGAGCGGCGCCGGCCCGCCCGAGCCCGGCCGGAACATGCTGCTCGAAGGCCACTTCTACGGCCTGCGCTTCTACCTCGGCGTCCGCGTCGGGGACGTCATCGACGAGACCGTCGAGCTGAACGGACGCCAGGTCCGGGTGTACGGCTGGAACTACCGCACGCTGCAGGGGCACCTCGAACGCGGCCAGATGGACCAGGAGGTGCGCAAGTGGCTCGACACCGGCGACGTCGAGTTCCACATCCACGCGTTCTCGCAGCCGGCGGTCGAACCGCATCCCATCGAGCGCCTCGGCTTCCGCGTCTTCGGCCGCCCCACCCAGCTCAAGTTCTACGACCGGGCCTGCCTGCGGATGAAGACGCTGACGGCCGCCGCCCTGACCGCCGACCGCCACCCCCGGCCGGCGGCCTGA